One Sediminicola sp. YIK13 DNA segment encodes these proteins:
- the ubiE gene encoding bifunctional demethylmenaquinone methyltransferase/2-methoxy-6-polyprenyl-1,4-benzoquinol methylase UbiE has translation MSKKVTPYKDSSLGKKEQVTKMFDTISTNYDGLNRVISFGIDIKWRKRVVAILKKKQPQSILDIATGTGDLAINLVQTGANKIVGLDISAGMLEVGKKKINEKMLANTIEMVVGDSEDLPFKENSFDAVTVAFGVRNFDNLEKGLAEIYRVLRPGGTFVVLETSVPTKTPFKQGYHFYTKNILPKIGRLFSKDDSAYAYLSESAAVFPHGQEFNNILQKIGFIGVVNKPQTFGVASIYVATK, from the coding sequence ATGAGTAAAAAGGTAACCCCATACAAGGATTCTTCCCTCGGGAAAAAAGAACAGGTTACAAAAATGTTTGATACGATTTCTACGAATTATGACGGCCTTAACAGGGTCATCTCCTTCGGGATCGACATAAAATGGAGAAAACGTGTCGTTGCCATATTGAAGAAAAAACAACCTCAGAGCATATTGGATATTGCCACCGGCACTGGAGACCTGGCCATAAACTTGGTACAGACCGGTGCTAATAAAATAGTAGGCCTGGACATTTCTGCGGGCATGTTGGAAGTAGGCAAAAAGAAGATCAATGAGAAGATGCTGGCAAACACCATAGAAATGGTGGTAGGCGACAGTGAAGATCTTCCCTTCAAGGAAAATTCCTTTGACGCCGTTACCGTAGCCTTTGGGGTAAGAAATTTTGACAATCTCGAGAAGGGATTGGCAGAGATCTACCGCGTTTTACGACCCGGAGGCACCTTTGTGGTCTTGGAGACGTCCGTACCCACAAAAACCCCTTTTAAACAAGGGTATCACTTTTACACAAAAAACATCCTTCCCAAAATAGGACGTTTGTTCTCCAAGGACGATTCTGCCTATGCTTATTTATCCGAATCGGCTGCCGTTTTTCCACATGGTCAGGAGTTCAACAATATTTTACAAAAAATTGGGTTTATAGGAGTAGTGAACAAACCCCAAACCTTTGGGGTCGCATCCATATATGTTGCTACAAAATAG
- the trkA gene encoding Trk system potassium transporter TrkA: MKIIIAGAGEVGFHLAKLLSYESQDITLIDTNKESLAYADSHLDIRVLKGDATSISVLKDAQVDRSDLVIGVTASETTNLTLCLLAKQLGCKRTIARISNAEFIHNKDEIKFSELGIDELISPEALAATEIQLLLNQSAFNNTYEFENGALIMVGVSLPKQAPFIGKMVKDAANIFPELHFMPIAIQRTGTQYTLIPRGDTEFKSEDQVYFITSREGVDELYKLTGKEKTEIKNVMILGGSKVGYKTARDLCINKFNVKLIEKDKEKAFDLADDLPNALIINGDGRNVELLEEENLEAMDAFVAVTGNSETNIMSCLVAKSKNVKKTIALVENMDYFQLSHSIGIDTLLNKKLLAANNIFRHIRKGEVVALTRLNNLNAEILEFIVKPTSQVNGKNIKDLDFPREATIGGVIREGKGVIALGDFKIVHGDRVVVCCLPSAIPKIEKLFL, encoded by the coding sequence ATGAAAATTATAATTGCGGGAGCAGGTGAAGTAGGTTTTCATTTGGCAAAGTTACTCTCATACGAATCTCAGGATATCACCCTGATAGATACCAACAAGGAAAGCTTGGCCTATGCGGATAGCCATTTGGATATTCGTGTTCTTAAAGGCGATGCTACTTCCATTTCGGTTTTGAAGGATGCACAGGTAGATCGTTCTGACCTGGTCATAGGGGTAACGGCATCTGAAACCACCAACCTTACGTTGTGCCTGTTGGCAAAGCAGCTGGGTTGCAAAAGGACCATCGCCAGGATTTCCAATGCGGAGTTTATTCACAATAAGGATGAAATAAAATTTTCCGAATTGGGGATTGATGAACTAATTTCCCCTGAAGCCCTAGCGGCAACGGAAATTCAACTGTTGTTGAACCAATCTGCTTTTAACAATACCTATGAATTTGAGAATGGTGCTTTAATAATGGTGGGGGTCTCCTTGCCCAAACAGGCTCCCTTTATTGGTAAAATGGTGAAGGATGCAGCAAATATATTCCCAGAACTACACTTTATGCCCATTGCCATTCAGCGCACCGGTACACAATACACTTTAATTCCCAGAGGGGACACTGAATTTAAATCGGAAGACCAGGTGTATTTTATCACCAGTAGGGAAGGGGTAGATGAGTTGTACAAATTGACAGGAAAGGAAAAGACCGAAATTAAGAATGTGATGATTCTGGGTGGGAGCAAGGTGGGTTATAAAACCGCCAGGGACCTTTGCATCAATAAGTTCAACGTAAAATTGATAGAAAAGGATAAGGAAAAGGCTTTTGATCTTGCCGATGACCTCCCCAATGCCCTAATTATTAATGGGGACGGAAGGAACGTGGAATTGTTGGAAGAGGAAAACCTGGAAGCTATGGATGCCTTTGTAGCGGTTACGGGTAATTCGGAAACCAATATCATGTCCTGTCTGGTGGCCAAATCCAAGAATGTCAAAAAAACCATCGCCTTGGTGGAAAATATGGATTACTTCCAGTTGTCACATTCCATTGGAATAGACACCCTTTTAAATAAAAAGCTGCTTGCGGCAAACAATATATTTAGGCACATACGAAAAGGAGAGGTCGTGGCGCTTACCAGACTCAACAACCTCAATGCGGAGATTCTGGAATTTATAGTGAAACCCACATCCCAGGTCAATGGTAAGAATATTAAGGATCTCGATTTTCCCAGGGAAGCCACTATTGGTGGAGTTATCAGAGAGGGAAAGGGAGTTATCGCCTTGGGTGATTTTAAAATAGTGCATGGGGACAGGGTAGTGGTATGTTGTTTGCCAAGTGCTATTCCCAAAATAGAAAAGCTATTTTTATAG
- a CDS encoding TrkH family potassium uptake protein — protein MALNSKIIIHLMGLLLLCNGFFMLMAALVSGIYEDGVTLDITLAAIVTMLVGVMSMFFTRAHKKEVKRKEGYIIVTFGWLVMSVSGMLPYLFSGAIPDVTNAFFETMSGYTTTGASIMDDIEIMPEGILFWRSLTHWIGGMGIIVLAIAILPLLGIGGMQLFAAEAPGPSADKLHPRITDTAKRLWLIYFSYTVAETILLKLAGMSFFDAINHSLATLSTGGFSTKNASLAYWNDQPLIQYIVILFMFLAGSNFVLSYYAFKGKVQKVLKDEEFKYYTIFVISFTVVSALVIYFKANVPISDYQPMVLGHAEAAFRHALFAVVTVITTTGFVSADFTSWTPFLTIFFFGLFFLGGSAGSTAGGIKVMRHLLIIKNGLLEFKRTLHVNAIIPVRYNNKTVKEHIVYNIIAFFVLYMLSFIIGALGLGFMGLDFDSAIGGAASSLGNVGPALGSLNPLSNFNSLPTIGKWWCSFLMLLGRLELFTVLILFTPYFWKKI, from the coding sequence ATGGCCTTAAATTCCAAAATAATCATCCACCTTATGGGACTGCTGTTGCTCTGCAATGGCTTCTTTATGCTCATGGCCGCTTTGGTAAGTGGTATTTATGAGGATGGGGTGACCTTGGATATTACCTTGGCGGCCATAGTTACTATGTTGGTAGGGGTCATGTCCATGTTTTTCACCAGGGCCCATAAAAAGGAAGTAAAGCGCAAGGAGGGATATATTATTGTAACCTTTGGCTGGTTGGTGATGTCCGTCTCCGGGATGTTGCCCTATTTGTTCTCCGGTGCCATACCCGATGTTACCAATGCCTTTTTTGAAACCATGTCCGGCTACACTACCACGGGAGCATCCATTATGGACGACATAGAGATTATGCCCGAAGGGATCTTGTTCTGGCGTAGTCTTACCCATTGGATAGGGGGGATGGGGATCATTGTCCTTGCCATAGCTATCTTGCCTTTATTGGGTATTGGGGGAATGCAGCTGTTTGCTGCCGAAGCGCCCGGGCCAAGTGCAGATAAGCTCCATCCGAGGATTACCGATACCGCGAAAAGATTGTGGCTTATCTATTTTAGCTATACCGTTGCTGAAACTATTTTACTGAAGCTGGCAGGGATGTCTTTTTTTGATGCCATCAACCATTCTTTGGCCACCTTGTCCACTGGAGGTTTCTCCACAAAAAATGCCAGTTTGGCGTATTGGAACGATCAACCTCTTATACAATATATTGTAATCCTGTTCATGTTTTTGGCGGGAAGCAATTTCGTATTGAGTTATTATGCCTTTAAAGGAAAGGTACAGAAGGTATTGAAAGATGAAGAGTTTAAGTACTATACTATTTTTGTCATTAGTTTTACCGTCGTATCTGCCTTGGTCATTTATTTTAAAGCAAACGTGCCCATATCGGATTACCAACCAATGGTCTTAGGTCATGCAGAGGCAGCTTTTAGGCATGCCCTCTTTGCTGTGGTTACCGTTATCACGACCACGGGATTTGTTTCAGCTGATTTTACGAGTTGGACACCCTTTTTGACCATCTTCTTTTTTGGTTTATTTTTCTTGGGAGGATCGGCAGGTTCAACAGCTGGTGGTATTAAAGTGATGCGACATTTATTGATCATCAAGAATGGCCTCCTCGAATTTAAAAGGACCCTACATGTCAATGCTATTATCCCGGTGCGATACAATAACAAGACCGTAAAGGAACACATCGTTTACAACATCATCGCCTTTTTTGTGCTGTACATGCTCTCCTTTATTATTGGGGCTTTGGGCTTGGGGTTCATGGGACTAGATTTTGATTCGGCCATTGGGGGTGCTGCATCTTCCTTAGGGAATGTGGGACCAGCATTGGGGAGCCTAAATCCATTGAGCAACTTTAATTCCCTGCCAACCATAGGCAAATGGTGGTGCTCATTTTTGATGTTGTTGGGGAGGTTGGAACTTTTTACGGTTCTCATTCTGTTTACTCCCTATTTTTGGAAGAAGATATAA
- a CDS encoding pyridoxal phosphate-dependent aminotransferase — protein sequence MTNHLSERITNMATSATLAMAAKTRELRNEGKDIIGLSLGEPDFNIPDFIKEAAKQAIDDNYSSYSPVDGYADLKQAIANKFKRDNGLEYNLNQIVVSTGAKQSLANVAMVMLNQGDEVLLPAPYWVSYSDIVKIAEGVPVEVPTTIESDFKMTPAQLEAAITPKTKMIWFSSPCNPSGSVYSKEELEGLAVVLRKHPNIFIVSDEIYEHINFIGGHSSIASIDGMYERTITVNGVSKAFAMTGWRIGYIGAADWIAKACTKFQGQITSGANAIAQRATIAALEAPVSKIQYMIDEFHKRRDLVLGLLGEIEGFKLNVPEGAFYVFPNISSFFGKTLKGTTINNASDFALYLLEHANVATVTGEAFGNPDCIRISYAASEKELKDAMARIKAVV from the coding sequence ATGACGAATCATTTATCCGAAAGGATTACAAACATGGCAACATCGGCCACCTTGGCGATGGCTGCCAAAACAAGGGAACTTAGAAATGAAGGCAAGGACATCATTGGACTAAGTTTAGGAGAACCAGATTTCAATATACCTGATTTTATCAAAGAAGCTGCCAAGCAGGCGATAGATGACAATTACAGCAGCTATTCTCCTGTAGACGGTTATGCAGATCTTAAACAGGCAATTGCCAATAAGTTTAAAAGGGACAATGGCCTGGAATACAACCTCAACCAGATTGTGGTTTCCACGGGGGCCAAGCAGTCCTTGGCCAATGTTGCGATGGTGATGTTGAACCAAGGGGACGAGGTGTTATTACCTGCTCCGTATTGGGTGAGCTATAGTGATATTGTAAAGATTGCCGAAGGGGTGCCCGTAGAAGTTCCTACGACCATTGAGAGTGATTTTAAAATGACTCCGGCACAGCTGGAAGCAGCTATTACCCCAAAGACCAAAATGATTTGGTTCAGCTCTCCATGTAATCCAAGTGGATCTGTATACAGCAAGGAAGAATTAGAGGGACTTGCCGTTGTTTTGAGAAAACACCCGAACATTTTTATCGTTTCTGATGAAATATACGAGCATATCAACTTTATAGGTGGTCACTCTAGCATTGCCTCAATTGACGGTATGTACGAAAGAACCATAACTGTTAACGGTGTATCCAAGGCTTTTGCGATGACCGGATGGCGTATTGGTTATATTGGTGCAGCAGATTGGATTGCCAAGGCATGTACCAAATTTCAAGGACAGATTACCAGTGGTGCCAATGCTATTGCACAACGTGCTACCATTGCTGCCCTAGAAGCTCCAGTAAGCAAAATACAATACATGATCGATGAGTTCCACAAAAGGCGCGATTTGGTTTTGGGACTTTTGGGTGAAATAGAAGGGTTTAAATTAAATGTCCCTGAAGGTGCATTTTATGTGTTCCCAAATATTTCCAGCTTCTTTGGTAAGACCTTAAAAGGCACTACCATCAACAATGCCTCAGATTTTGCACTGTACCTATTGGAACATGCCAACGTGGCTACAGTGACAGGAGAAGCTTTTGGTAACCCAGACTGTATCCGTATTTCTTATGCAGCCTCAGAAAAGGAACTTAAAGACGCTATGGCAAGAATAAAAGCTGTGGTTTAG
- a CDS encoding fatty acid desaturase family protein encodes MDKETIRFSRKDSTQFFRTLNKRVNDYFKENNIKKTGNWRLHLKTAVMFALFLAPYFLILTLGLPNWANLLLTIIMGVGMAGVGMNVMHDGNHGSYSTKKWVNKIMGSSIYILAGNVYNWQVQHNVLHHTYTNIHEHDEDLEAGRILRFSKHAEWRKYHRFQHFYSVLLYGLLTFNWAITTDFQQMYRYMKRKLSYGKLPSPATNWSTLVITKIIYATIWIVLPMLVLDIAWWKILLGFFIMHYVAGVVLSVVFQLAHIVNDAQTPLPDQSGTMKNTWAIHQLFTTVNFGTKNRLVNWFTGGLNHQVEHHIFPNISHVHYTKISKIVKQTAKEFNLPYNEYKTTRKAIISHFKHLKELGKKPNLQYQ; translated from the coding sequence ATGGATAAAGAAACCATTCGCTTTTCAAGGAAGGATTCTACCCAATTTTTTAGGACCTTGAATAAGCGTGTAAACGACTATTTTAAAGAGAACAACATAAAAAAAACCGGAAATTGGCGGTTACATCTTAAAACAGCGGTAATGTTTGCCCTGTTTCTCGCACCTTACTTTCTAATTTTAACCTTGGGCTTGCCTAATTGGGCAAATCTATTGCTGACCATCATCATGGGTGTTGGAATGGCAGGGGTTGGAATGAATGTGATGCACGATGGAAACCACGGATCCTATTCCACCAAAAAGTGGGTAAACAAGATCATGGGGAGCAGCATCTATATCTTGGCAGGAAACGTTTACAACTGGCAGGTACAGCACAATGTTCTGCACCATACCTACACCAACATCCATGAACACGATGAGGATTTGGAAGCAGGACGCATCCTTAGATTTTCTAAACACGCCGAATGGCGCAAATACCATAGGTTCCAACATTTCTATTCTGTACTGCTTTATGGGCTTCTTACCTTCAATTGGGCCATCACAACAGATTTCCAACAAATGTACCGCTACATGAAGCGCAAATTATCCTATGGTAAATTACCAAGTCCGGCAACAAATTGGAGCACCTTGGTAATCACTAAAATAATTTATGCGACCATTTGGATCGTATTACCCATGTTGGTTCTGGATATTGCCTGGTGGAAAATTTTATTGGGATTCTTTATTATGCACTATGTGGCAGGAGTTGTGTTGAGTGTAGTCTTCCAACTGGCACATATTGTCAATGATGCACAGACACCGTTACCGGACCAAAGTGGTACCATGAAAAACACATGGGCCATCCATCAATTGTTCACTACAGTGAACTTTGGGACCAAAAACCGACTTGTCAACTGGTTTACAGGGGGCTTGAATCATCAGGTTGAGCACCATATTTTTCCAAATATCAGCCACGTACATTACACAAAAATCTCCAAAATTGTTAAACAGACAGCAAAAGAGTTTAATTTACCGTACAACGAATATAAAACTACAAGAAAAGCTATAATTTCGCACTTCAAACATTTAAAGGAATTGGGTAAAAAACCTAATCTACAGTACCAGTAA
- the rsmG gene encoding 16S rRNA (guanine(527)-N(7))-methyltransferase RsmG encodes MAVDLIFKYFPTLSDEQKDQFAKLQELYQDWNQKINVVSRKDIDELYLRHVLHSLAIAKVQQFNPGTTVLDVGTGGGFPGIPLAILFPETHFTLVDAIGKKIKVVEEVVDGLGITNVTAKNMRVEELKEQFDFIVSRAVAAMPTFVHWVKGKVKKNSVHERRNGILYLKGGDLTEELMDYKTVEIINLPDFYEEDFFDTKKVVYLPMKFKG; translated from the coding sequence ATGGCTGTTGACCTCATATTTAAATATTTCCCCACCCTTTCCGACGAACAGAAAGACCAGTTTGCCAAACTACAGGAGTTGTATCAAGATTGGAACCAAAAGATAAATGTGGTGTCCAGAAAGGATATAGATGAGTTATACCTGCGCCACGTCCTTCATTCTTTGGCCATTGCCAAGGTGCAGCAGTTTAATCCAGGTACCACCGTATTGGATGTGGGCACAGGCGGCGGATTTCCAGGAATTCCGTTGGCCATTCTCTTTCCAGAAACACATTTTACCCTGGTAGATGCCATTGGCAAAAAAATTAAGGTTGTCGAGGAAGTGGTAGATGGCTTGGGGATCACCAATGTCACCGCTAAAAATATGAGGGTGGAGGAATTAAAGGAGCAGTTCGATTTTATTGTAAGTAGAGCTGTTGCTGCCATGCCCACTTTTGTGCATTGGGTAAAAGGGAAGGTCAAAAAGAACTCTGTCCACGAACGCAGAAATGGCATTCTGTATCTAAAAGGCGGGGATTTAACAGAGGAATTAATGGACTACAAAACGGTAGAAATAATAAATTTGCCCGACTTCTACGAAGAGGATTTTTTTGATACCAAGAAAGTGGTATATCTACCAATGAAATTTAAGGGTTAA
- the pruA gene encoding L-glutamate gamma-semialdehyde dehydrogenase, producing MGKGFFQVPTAINEPIKSYAPGTPEREAVLKQYKTYFDGNVDVPLYIGSEEIKTGNTRPMSPPHDHKHVVGQYHLAEKKHVSKAIENALESREAWANLTWEQRSAIFLKAAELIAGPYRAKINAATMIAQSKNIFQAEIDAACELIDFLRFNVEYMTQIYEEQPDSAEGIWNRVEYRPLEGFVYAITPFNFTAIAGNLPASAAMMGNVVLWKPSDSQIFSAKVIVDIFKEAGLPDGVINVVYGDPVMITETALASPDFAGLHFTGSTHVFKEIWKQIGNNIHTYKTYPRIVGETGGKDFILAHPTAKPKQVATAIVRGAFEFQGQKCSAASRVYLPKSTSKEILDFVKADLASMKKPGTPEDMSNFITAVIHEGSFDKLAKYIDQAKADKNAEIIAGGGYDKSKGYFIEPTVILTTDPKYTTMETELFGPVVTIYVYEDKDWSETLKLVDSTSEYALTGAVLSRDRYAIEEATKALQNCAGNFYINDKPTGAVVGQQPFGGARASGTNDKAGSPQNLLRWVSPRLIKETFVTPEDYRYPFLGE from the coding sequence ATGGGTAAAGGATTTTTTCAAGTCCCCACAGCAATTAACGAGCCGATAAAAAGCTATGCTCCAGGAACCCCAGAGAGGGAAGCCGTTCTAAAACAATACAAGACCTATTTCGACGGAAATGTGGATGTACCACTATATATTGGTAGTGAGGAAATTAAAACTGGCAACACCAGACCGATGTCCCCTCCACACGACCACAAGCATGTTGTTGGCCAATACCATTTGGCAGAAAAAAAGCATGTTTCCAAAGCTATTGAAAATGCGTTGGAATCTAGAGAGGCTTGGGCCAATCTTACCTGGGAACAACGTTCGGCCATCTTTTTAAAGGCTGCTGAACTTATTGCTGGACCTTACCGTGCAAAAATAAACGCCGCTACCATGATAGCGCAATCCAAGAATATCTTTCAAGCTGAAATTGACGCTGCCTGTGAACTTATAGATTTCCTTCGTTTTAACGTGGAATACATGACGCAGATATACGAAGAGCAGCCAGATTCTGCCGAAGGCATCTGGAACAGGGTAGAATACAGACCCTTGGAAGGATTTGTATACGCCATCACCCCTTTCAACTTTACTGCTATTGCCGGGAACCTACCTGCAAGTGCTGCCATGATGGGGAATGTGGTCTTATGGAAACCTAGTGACAGCCAAATTTTTTCTGCTAAGGTAATCGTAGATATTTTCAAGGAAGCAGGTCTTCCTGACGGGGTAATCAATGTTGTTTATGGTGATCCGGTGATGATTACCGAAACTGCCTTGGCCAGTCCAGATTTTGCAGGGTTGCACTTTACAGGTTCTACACATGTATTCAAAGAAATTTGGAAACAAATAGGAAACAATATCCACACCTATAAGACCTACCCAAGAATTGTAGGTGAAACTGGAGGAAAGGATTTTATCCTTGCACATCCTACTGCCAAACCAAAACAAGTGGCCACAGCAATTGTTAGAGGTGCATTTGAATTCCAGGGACAGAAATGTAGTGCCGCATCCAGGGTGTATTTACCTAAATCTACCTCCAAAGAAATTTTGGACTTTGTAAAAGCAGATTTGGCGTCTATGAAAAAACCGGGAACTCCAGAGGATATGAGCAATTTTATTACCGCTGTTATCCACGAAGGATCTTTTGACAAATTGGCCAAATACATAGACCAGGCGAAAGCAGACAAAAATGCAGAAATAATAGCTGGTGGAGGTTATGACAAATCCAAAGGATATTTTATAGAGCCAACGGTTATCTTGACCACTGATCCCAAATACACGACCATGGAAACGGAATTGTTCGGCCCTGTGGTTACAATTTATGTCTACGAGGACAAAGATTGGTCCGAAACGCTAAAATTAGTGGATTCTACCTCTGAATATGCCCTTACAGGTGCTGTATTGTCCAGAGATCGTTACGCCATTGAGGAGGCCACCAAAGCATTACAAAATTGTGCCGGGAACTTCTACATCAATGACAAACCAACAGGTGCGGTTGTAGGACAGCAGCCTTTTGGTGGAGCAAGAGCATCGGGAACCAATGACAAAGCAGGTTCGCCACAGAACCTTCTAAGATGGGTTTCCCCAAGATTGATCAAAGAGACTTTTGTAACTCCAGAAGATTATAGATACCCTTTCTTGGGAGAATAA
- the apaG gene encoding Co2+/Mg2+ efflux protein ApaG, which produces MITQVTKGIKISVSTSFEGTFFKNYKMHFAFGYTITIENQSKDSVQLTSRHWRIHDALNELEILDGEGVIGKKPVIKPGESHTYSSGCLLASPIGAMKGHYNMVNFTSTEKFRVYVPTFKFSAPFALN; this is translated from the coding sequence ATGATTACCCAAGTAACAAAAGGCATTAAGATTTCAGTATCCACTAGTTTTGAAGGCACTTTCTTCAAAAACTACAAGATGCATTTTGCCTTTGGCTACACCATTACCATTGAAAACCAGAGCAAGGATTCAGTTCAATTGACTTCTCGTCATTGGAGAATTCACGACGCCCTTAACGAGTTGGAAATTCTGGACGGGGAAGGGGTAATTGGCAAAAAACCGGTCATTAAACCCGGAGAGTCCCACACCTACAGTTCTGGATGTCTTTTAGCCTCCCCAATAGGAGCCATGAAGGGTCACTACAACATGGTAAATTTCACTTCTACAGAAAAATTCAGGGTATACGTACCCACTTTTAAATTCAGCGCCCCTTTTGCCTTGAATTAA
- a CDS encoding type IX secretion system plug protein, with amino-acid sequence MRLNLKQIILLLATPMLFGQALEEVNPPENIKTIIFKGNTDDQFPVVKLGEPIFLEFDDLTAREADYYYKITLCNYDWTPSSLLKSQYLSGVDNQRIINYENSYNTLQAYSNYKLTIPNQNVRPTVSGNYMLEIYDNYYELVFSRKFVIYQDLVTVAATVKRSRDFNYINEKQVVQFNIKASGIQLVNPKQEVKVAILQNNYWPTALYNIRPQFTIGNELVYKYDTETSFYGSNEYLNFDTKDLRAPSAVISRIEMDGLYNHYLFPNIFRDQRPYTYFPDINGDFAIRTLQGDDPSREAEYTNIHFFLPYTPEIGLDEVYVFGKFNNYEMTNENKMTYNDESGYMEAVIKMKQGFHNYKYVIKRADGTVDLNTVSGNFHFTENNYLILVYYRNFGDLYDSIIGIGSTNSRNISN; translated from the coding sequence ATGCGCCTTAATCTTAAACAGATCATTCTTCTTTTGGCAACCCCAATGCTCTTCGGACAGGCTTTGGAAGAGGTAAACCCGCCAGAAAATATCAAAACGATCATTTTTAAAGGAAATACAGACGATCAATTCCCCGTTGTAAAATTGGGCGAGCCCATTTTCTTGGAATTTGACGACCTTACAGCCCGTGAAGCCGATTATTACTATAAAATAACCCTGTGCAATTACGACTGGACCCCCTCTAGTCTATTAAAATCGCAATATTTAAGCGGGGTGGACAATCAACGGATCATCAATTACGAGAACAGCTACAACACCCTTCAGGCCTACTCCAACTACAAACTTACCATTCCCAATCAGAATGTTAGACCAACCGTCAGCGGCAATTACATGCTGGAGATCTACGACAATTACTATGAGCTGGTTTTTTCTCGAAAATTTGTCATTTACCAGGACCTGGTCACAGTGGCAGCTACTGTGAAGCGTTCCAGAGATTTTAATTATATCAATGAAAAACAAGTTGTCCAGTTCAACATAAAGGCCTCCGGAATACAATTGGTTAATCCTAAACAGGAAGTAAAAGTAGCTATCCTACAAAACAATTATTGGCCAACGGCGCTTTACAACATTCGTCCTCAGTTCACCATTGGCAATGAACTGGTCTACAAGTACGATACCGAAACCAGTTTTTACGGCAGTAACGAATATCTTAATTTTGACACCAAAGACCTTAGGGCGCCAAGTGCCGTAATCTCTCGTATTGAGATGGATGGACTCTACAACCACTATCTCTTCCCAAATATCTTTAGGGACCAGCGTCCATACACATACTTCCCAGACATCAATGGAGATTTTGCCATCAGAACCCTTCAAGGTGACGATCCGTCCAGGGAGGCAGAATATACGAACATCCACTTCTTCTTGCCCTACACGCCCGAAATTGGTCTGGATGAAGTATATGTCTTTGGCAAATTCAACAATTATGAGATGACGAACGAAAACAAAATGACCTACAATGACGAAAGTGGATATATGGAGGCCGTCATTAAAATGAAACAAGGCTTCCACAACTACAAATACGTTATCAAAAGAGCGGATGGCACCGTTGACCTCAATACCGTTTCCGGTAATTTTCATTTTACAGAAAACAATTATTTGATATTGGTATACTATAGAAATTTCGGAGATTTATATGATAGTATTATTGGCATCGGCTCAACCAATTCCAGAAATATCAGTAACTAG